The proteins below come from a single Chitinophaga pinensis DSM 2588 genomic window:
- a CDS encoding SRPBCC domain-containing protein, giving the protein MEKQEFRIMINGPREKVWQILWDDASYREWTSVFAPGSWAKTDWKKGSKVLFLDAENCGMVSSIAENIPNKYMSIEHLGYVKEGKEDFDSPEVKQWAGAHENYTLKNVDGHTELVVDMDIAESHKEYFVNTWPKALEKVKELAEKN; this is encoded by the coding sequence ATGGAAAAACAGGAATTCAGGATCATGATTAATGGTCCACGCGAAAAGGTGTGGCAGATATTGTGGGATGACGCTTCTTACAGGGAATGGACATCCGTATTTGCGCCAGGATCATGGGCTAAAACTGACTGGAAAAAAGGCAGTAAGGTACTGTTCCTGGATGCTGAAAATTGTGGTATGGTATCCTCCATTGCAGAAAACATTCCTAACAAGTATATGTCCATAGAACACCTGGGTTATGTCAAGGAAGGGAAAGAGGATTTTGACAGTCCGGAGGTAAAACAATGGGCCGGTGCGCATGAAAACTATACATTAAAGAATGTAGATGGTCACACCGAACTTGTGGTTGATATGGACATTGCAGAAAGCCATAAGGAGTATTTTGTAAATACCTGGCCGAAGGCATTGGAGAAAGTCAAAGAATTGGCAGAAAAGAACTAA
- a CDS encoding family 43 glycosylhydrolase: MQQLKISQMKGMIMRSFSIACMALSALSSSAQKNPFITDIYTADPSAHVWSDGRLYVYASHDIAPPRGCDLMDQYHVFSTDDMVNWKDHGEILRASQVPWGRKDGGFMWAPDCVFRKGTYYFYFPHPSGDEWNKTWKIGVATSNSPAEGFKVQGFLPDLEPMIDPCVFIDDDGLAYFYYGGGGVCKGGKLMDNMLEIDGTMQPMEGLVDFHEATWVHKRDGVYYLSYADNNDKDGKHNQMRYATSDSPLGPWTYRGIYMDPTDSYTNHGSIVEYKGQWYSFYHNSALSHHDWLRSICVDKLFYNTDGTIQKVVQTK; the protein is encoded by the coding sequence ATGCAGCAATTGAAGATCAGTCAGATGAAGGGAATGATCATGCGTTCGTTCTCCATCGCATGTATGGCATTGTCGGCGCTTTCATCCAGTGCACAAAAGAACCCGTTTATTACAGATATATACACTGCAGATCCTTCGGCGCATGTATGGTCAGATGGCAGATTATACGTATACGCTTCTCATGATATAGCACCGCCCCGTGGATGCGATCTGATGGACCAGTATCATGTTTTCTCTACAGATGATATGGTAAACTGGAAAGATCATGGAGAGATCCTGCGTGCCAGCCAGGTTCCCTGGGGAAGAAAGGATGGTGGTTTTATGTGGGCGCCTGATTGTGTATTCAGAAAAGGTACCTATTATTTCTATTTCCCGCATCCAAGCGGCGATGAATGGAATAAGACCTGGAAGATAGGCGTGGCGACGAGCAACAGTCCTGCTGAAGGATTTAAGGTACAGGGTTTCCTGCCTGATCTGGAACCCATGATCGATCCATGTGTATTCATCGATGACGACGGTCTGGCCTATTTCTATTATGGCGGTGGCGGTGTCTGTAAAGGTGGTAAACTGATGGATAATATGCTGGAAATAGACGGCACTATGCAACCAATGGAAGGGCTGGTAGATTTTCATGAAGCTACCTGGGTACACAAACGCGATGGCGTGTATTACCTGTCTTATGCTGATAATAACGACAAAGACGGTAAGCACAACCAGATGCGTTATGCGACCAGTGACAGTCCGCTGGGACCATGGACTTACCGTGGCATCTATATGGATCCGACAGACAGTTATACCAATCACGGTTCTATTGTAGAATACAAAGGACAGTGGTATTCTTTCTATCATAATAGTGCATTGTCACATCATGACTGGTTAAGGTCTATTTGCGTGGACAAACTGTTTTATAACACTGATGGCACCATCCAGAAAGTAGTACAAACGAAATAA
- a CDS encoding DUF3823 domain-containing protein, translating into MRKIITGLFILLSATFVSSCSKEDNYEGPDAAFKGRLLDNDSKENFMTETGGVQVKLEELSWSATPTPQYIPSKSDGTFEDTKLFSGHYRVTPANGAFWPVEGIEIDINGTTTQDFTLTPYLRITQFEHELQGTTLIMRCKLSAPKEAGLPRLLDIKPFVNISDYVGSGATISQYTDPNKVDINASWSDEIAAKTYEIKVPNLKSGRTFYARLGARVDDSYKQFNYSQIIVIKVP; encoded by the coding sequence ATGCGCAAGATTATAACAGGATTATTTATCTTACTGTCCGCCACGTTCGTGTCTTCCTGCTCCAAGGAGGACAATTATGAGGGACCGGATGCCGCATTTAAAGGCCGGCTGCTGGACAACGATTCCAAGGAGAATTTTATGACAGAAACCGGTGGTGTACAGGTGAAGCTGGAAGAGCTGAGCTGGAGTGCAACACCAACACCACAATACATCCCGTCAAAAAGTGACGGTACATTTGAAGATACAAAACTGTTCAGTGGTCACTATAGGGTAACGCCCGCAAATGGCGCTTTCTGGCCGGTAGAAGGAATAGAGATCGATATTAACGGCACGACCACGCAGGATTTTACACTGACGCCGTATCTTCGTATCACACAGTTTGAACACGAACTGCAGGGTACCACGTTAATCATGCGTTGTAAATTGTCAGCGCCGAAAGAAGCGGGATTGCCCCGTTTACTCGATATCAAACCATTTGTAAACATCAGCGATTATGTAGGTAGCGGCGCTACGATCAGCCAGTATACAGATCCGAATAAAGTGGATATTAATGCCAGCTGGTCAGACGAGATTGCAGCAAAGACGTACGAAATAAAGGTGCCGAACCTGAAATCCGGCAGAACATTTTATGCCAGACTGGGTGCACGTGTAGATGATAGTTACAAACAATTTAATTATTCACAAATCATAGTAATTAAAGTTCCATAA
- a CDS encoding RagB/SusD family nutrient uptake outer membrane protein — MKSKIYLSIIIIFTLLIQPACHDLNVEPLNVIQDKDVFGTEAGVAGYMATIYKALPIEDFFYQQANSGFNRGWEQFYHPGALCGEMVGPYGSTYDGAGGFGYWPYGDIRTVNYFLENLPVFGAGFSKEQIDAWMGEAYFCRAYFYFALVKRYGGIPIIKQVQHYPEQSLEELQVHRDKEVDVWNFVAADLDSAYKKMPETSPRGRANRYVAAALKSRAMLYAGTIAKYGSANFVEGEARTLGYVGIPASAAQGFFQRAWDAAKLLEGHYSLYRKKSDKEQNYVDLFLDKESTENILVRDYSLTSNTAHSWDATMTCRFMTADGLSRAYPTLELIERFNGQLPVVNADGTPRRFDNTAQLMQGVEPRLLATVYFPGASLRGKQFDMQRGIYEHFQGTAQDEAGQNPPNRQYRHLAGKTETLYDGMRIIGFTGISTDDDNLTRTGFYVRKYIDYNRAQSACGLYMSTQSWIDMRYAEVLLNRAEAAVELNNLSDARTVVNDLRDRAGAPQLTADPDIDTVRNERCKELAFEKQYWWDLRRWRIADRMLDNTKYHALMPYYVADEKKYIFLREMEPFQRSYNFEKKFYYEPIPGGELGKNPNLFPNNPNH; from the coding sequence ATGAAGAGTAAGATATATTTAAGCATCATCATAATATTCACCCTGCTGATACAACCCGCCTGTCATGACCTGAATGTAGAACCCCTGAATGTGATCCAGGATAAGGACGTTTTTGGCACAGAGGCTGGTGTGGCAGGTTACATGGCAACGATCTATAAAGCATTGCCGATTGAAGACTTCTTTTATCAGCAGGCAAATTCCGGATTTAACCGTGGATGGGAACAATTCTATCATCCTGGTGCACTCTGTGGCGAAATGGTAGGTCCATATGGTAGTACATATGATGGCGCCGGAGGATTTGGTTACTGGCCCTACGGAGATATCCGCACGGTGAATTATTTCCTGGAAAACCTGCCGGTATTTGGTGCGGGATTTTCCAAAGAACAGATAGACGCCTGGATGGGGGAAGCCTATTTCTGCCGTGCTTATTTCTACTTCGCACTGGTGAAACGCTACGGGGGTATTCCTATCATTAAACAGGTACAGCATTATCCGGAGCAAAGTCTGGAAGAATTGCAGGTACACCGCGATAAGGAAGTAGACGTCTGGAATTTTGTGGCAGCTGATCTGGACAGCGCTTATAAGAAGATGCCGGAGACCAGTCCCAGAGGACGGGCCAACCGTTATGTAGCAGCGGCATTGAAATCAAGAGCCATGTTATATGCTGGTACAATTGCGAAATATGGTTCGGCGAACTTTGTTGAGGGAGAAGCCAGAACACTGGGTTATGTAGGTATTCCGGCGTCTGCGGCACAGGGTTTCTTTCAGCGTGCATGGGATGCTGCGAAGCTGTTGGAAGGACACTATAGCCTGTATCGTAAAAAGTCAGATAAAGAACAAAACTACGTAGATCTTTTCCTGGATAAGGAAAGCACAGAAAATATACTCGTACGCGACTATTCCCTCACCAGCAACACCGCACATAGCTGGGACGCTACAATGACCTGCCGCTTTATGACCGCTGATGGTTTGTCCCGTGCTTATCCAACACTGGAACTGATCGAGCGTTTTAACGGACAATTACCGGTCGTAAATGCAGATGGTACACCCCGTCGTTTTGATAATACGGCTCAGCTGATGCAGGGCGTAGAACCAAGGTTACTGGCAACCGTTTATTTCCCCGGTGCTTCGCTGAGAGGAAAACAATTTGATATGCAGCGGGGTATCTATGAGCATTTCCAGGGTACTGCCCAGGATGAAGCAGGACAGAACCCGCCGAACCGCCAATACAGACACCTGGCAGGTAAAACGGAAACCCTCTACGATGGTATGCGCATTATTGGTTTTACCGGTATCAGTACGGATGATGATAACCTGACCCGTACCGGTTTTTATGTAAGGAAATATATCGACTATAACCGTGCACAATCTGCCTGCGGATTGTACATGAGTACACAAAGCTGGATCGATATGCGCTACGCGGAAGTACTGCTGAACAGGGCAGAGGCGGCAGTAGAATTGAATAACCTCTCTGATGCAAGAACGGTGGTGAATGACCTGAGAGACAGGGCGGGCGCTCCGCAGTTGACGGCAGATCCTGACATAGATACTGTCAGGAATGAGCGCTGTAAAGAACTGGCTTTTGAAAAACAATACTGGTGGGACCTGAGAAGATGGCGTATTGCGGACAGAATGCTGGATAATACCAAATACCACGCATTGATGCCTTATTATGTGGCAGATGAAAAGAAGTACATCTTCCTGCGTGAAATGGAGCCCTTCCAGCGTTCTTACAACTTTGAGAAAAAGTTCTATTACGAGCCGATCCCTGGCGGAGAACTGGGTAAGAACCCCAATCTGTTCCCCAACAATCCTAACCATTAA